A single Mixta calida DNA region contains:
- the osmF gene encoding glycine betaine ABC transporter substrate-binding protein OsmF: MALAAHAQAADPVRVGSKIDTEGSLLGNVILQVLNKHGVPTVNKIQLGNTQVVRGAITAGELDIYPEYTGNGAFFFNQAGDAAWKNAKAGYEKVKKQDAEKNQLVWLTPAPANNTWTIAVRGDVAQKNKLASLADLSRYLKQGGVFKLAASAEFIERADALPAFEKAYGFKLGQDQLLSLAGGDTAVTIKAAAQQTSGVNAAMAYGTDGPVAALGLQTLSDPQGVQPIYAPAPVIRAAVLKQYPDIATWLQPVFAALDEKTLQSLNAKIAVEGQDAKKVAADWLQQKKLL, from the coding sequence ATGGCGCTGGCCGCCCACGCCCAGGCCGCCGATCCGGTGCGTGTGGGATCTAAAATCGATACCGAAGGCTCGCTGCTGGGCAATGTGATCCTGCAGGTGCTGAATAAGCACGGCGTGCCGACGGTGAATAAAATTCAGCTTGGCAATACGCAGGTGGTGCGTGGGGCGATTACCGCCGGCGAGTTGGATATTTACCCGGAATATACCGGCAACGGCGCGTTCTTCTTTAATCAGGCGGGCGACGCGGCGTGGAAGAACGCCAAAGCGGGCTATGAGAAGGTGAAAAAGCAGGACGCGGAGAAAAACCAGCTGGTCTGGCTGACGCCCGCGCCTGCCAATAACACCTGGACCATTGCGGTGCGCGGCGATGTGGCGCAGAAAAATAAGCTGGCTTCGCTGGCCGATCTCAGCCGCTATCTGAAGCAGGGCGGCGTCTTTAAGCTGGCCGCCTCGGCTGAATTTATCGAGCGCGCCGACGCGTTGCCGGCGTTTGAAAAAGCCTACGGCTTTAAGCTGGGCCAGGATCAGCTACTGTCGCTGGCGGGCGGCGATACGGCGGTAACCATCAAGGCGGCGGCGCAGCAAACCTCCGGGGTGAATGCGGCGATGGCCTACGGCACCGATGGGCCGGTAGCGGCGCTCGGCCTGCAAACCCTGAGCGATCCGCAGGGCGTGCAGCCGATTTACGCGCCCGCGCCGGTGATCCGCGCCGCGGTATTAAAGCAGTATCCCGATATCGCTACCTGGCTACAGCCGGTGTTCGCCGCGCTGGATGAAAAAACGTTGCAGTCGCTGAACGCCAAAATCGCCGTAGAGGGTCAGGATGCGAAAAAAGTGGCCGCCGACTGGTTGCAGCAGAAAAAGCTGCTGTAA
- a CDS encoding ABC transporter permease: protein MRFTLYNRVLLLLTALLATALYALPFASFAPNRLVSGQPVMLSQLLQGAGWLILLIVPLLLLLAWQKPRQPVLVLTLLLSETLLTLLVALGGHAAQTLAGQGSALARTGFGSGLWAAIALCLLIAADSIMRLTRNPIWRLLLNAQLWLPLALLLLGGQLDQLALLKEYANRQDVFDQALTRHLLLLAATLIPALALGVPLGLICYRRPRWQASVFSVLNIIQTVPSVALFGLLIAPLAGLAAHFPWLARLGVSGIGLAPALIALVLYALLPLVRSIVAGLQQVPDGVRETACGMGMSPTQIFWHVEAPLALPVLLSGLRVVTIQTVGMAVIAALIGAGGFGAIIFQGLLSSALELVLLGVIPVIALAVLMDALFNILISLLEKRNL, encoded by the coding sequence TTGCGATTCACCCTCTATAACCGCGTACTGCTGCTGCTGACGGCGCTGCTGGCGACGGCGCTGTATGCGTTGCCTTTCGCCAGCTTCGCGCCTAATCGCCTGGTGTCGGGGCAGCCGGTGATGCTCTCCCAGTTACTTCAGGGCGCAGGCTGGCTGATCCTGCTGATCGTGCCGCTGCTGCTGTTACTGGCCTGGCAAAAGCCGCGCCAGCCTGTGTTGGTTCTGACGCTGTTGCTGAGCGAAACGCTGCTGACGCTGCTGGTGGCGTTAGGCGGGCACGCCGCGCAGACGCTGGCGGGACAGGGCAGCGCGCTGGCGCGCACCGGTTTCGGCAGCGGACTGTGGGCGGCAATCGCGCTCTGCCTGCTGATCGCCGCGGACAGCATAATGCGCCTGACGCGCAATCCGATCTGGCGTCTGCTGCTGAACGCGCAGCTTTGGCTGCCGCTGGCGCTGCTGCTGCTCGGCGGACAACTCGATCAGCTGGCGCTGCTGAAAGAGTACGCCAATCGTCAGGATGTGTTCGATCAGGCGCTGACGCGTCACCTGTTGCTGCTGGCGGCCACGCTGATCCCGGCGCTGGCGCTGGGCGTGCCGCTGGGGCTGATCTGTTATCGCCGCCCCCGCTGGCAGGCGTCGGTTTTTTCCGTGTTGAACATTATTCAGACCGTGCCGTCAGTGGCGCTGTTTGGCCTGCTGATCGCGCCGCTGGCCGGGCTGGCGGCCCATTTTCCCTGGCTGGCGCGGCTGGGCGTCAGCGGCATCGGCCTGGCGCCCGCGCTGATCGCGCTGGTGCTTTATGCGCTGCTGCCGCTGGTGCGCAGCATCGTGGCGGGTTTGCAGCAGGTGCCTGACGGCGTCAGGGAGACCGCCTGCGGCATGGGTATGTCGCCCACGCAGATTTTCTGGCACGTCGAGGCGCCGCTGGCGCTGCCGGTATTGCTCAGCGGCCTGCGGGTGGTGACGATCCAGACGGTGGGCATGGCGGTGATCGCCGCGCTCATCGGCGCCGGCGGCTTCGGCGCCATTATCTTTCAGGGATTGCTGAGCAGCGCGCTGGAGCTGGTGCTGCTGGGCGTAATCCCGGTGATCGCGCTGGCGGTGCTGATGGACGCCCTGTTTAACATCCTTATCTCCCTGCTGGAGAAGCGCAACCTATGA
- a CDS encoding ABC transporter ATP-binding protein: protein MIQFNQVSKYFAGKAAVDEINLHIAAGEFTVLIGTSGSGKSTTLKMINRLVEHDAGTIQFAGEEIRSFNPQALRRRMGYAIQSIGLFPHWTVEKNIATVPGLLKWPRAQRQERVAELLALLGLEEELRHRYPHQLSGGQQQRVGVARALAADPEVLLMDEPFGALDPVTRGALQQEMVRIHRLLGRTIVLVTHDIDEALTLADKIVLMDSGRIIQQGKPLELLTRPANDFVRDFFGRSELGVRLLSLGYAGAAARRGEWLDAAPVPEDMSLREALSLFIARQTDKLPVADAQGAPLGVLHFSDLLRQREGT, encoded by the coding sequence ATGATCCAGTTTAATCAGGTCAGTAAATATTTCGCCGGCAAGGCGGCGGTGGATGAGATTAACCTGCATATCGCCGCTGGCGAGTTTACTGTGCTGATCGGCACGTCCGGCTCCGGCAAATCGACCACGCTGAAGATGATTAACCGGCTGGTTGAGCATGATGCGGGCACCATTCAGTTTGCTGGCGAGGAGATCCGCAGCTTCAATCCGCAGGCGCTGCGGCGGCGGATGGGCTACGCCATTCAGTCGATCGGGCTGTTTCCGCACTGGACGGTGGAGAAGAACATCGCCACCGTGCCGGGGCTGCTGAAGTGGCCGCGAGCGCAGCGGCAGGAACGCGTCGCTGAGCTGCTGGCGCTGCTGGGTCTGGAGGAGGAGCTGCGCCATCGCTATCCGCATCAGCTCTCCGGCGGGCAGCAGCAACGCGTCGGGGTGGCGCGCGCGCTGGCCGCCGACCCGGAAGTGCTGCTGATGGATGAGCCGTTCGGCGCGCTCGATCCGGTGACGCGCGGCGCGTTGCAGCAGGAGATGGTGCGCATTCATCGGTTGCTGGGACGCACTATCGTACTGGTGACGCATGACATTGACGAGGCGCTGACGCTGGCGGATAAAATCGTGCTGATGGACAGCGGGCGCATTATACAGCAGGGCAAGCCGCTGGAGCTGCTAACCCGTCCGGCCAACGATTTCGTGCGTGATTTTTTTGGCCGCAGCGAGCTGGGCGTGCGCCTGCTGTCGCTGGGCTATGCGGGCGCGGCCGCGCGGCGCGGCGAATGGCTGGACGCGGCGCCGGTGCCGGAAGATATGTCGCTGCGCGAGGCGCTGTCGCTGTTTATCGCCCGTCAGACAGATAAGCTGCCGGTGGCCGATGCGCAGGGCGCGCCGCTGGGCGTGCTGCACTTCAGCGATCTGCTGCGGCAACGGGAGGGGACATGA
- a CDS encoding ABC transporter permease, giving the protein MNKWLRDPLLWLIALFLLLLLLMPYSGPLFARWFPQLDRPVYQQESFFQLALAHIRLVAFSSLGAALIGIGAGVAVTRHAGREFRPLVETLAAAGQTFPPVAVLAVAVPVIGFGEQPALIALLLYGILPILQGTLAGLESVPESAREVAQGVGMSGWQRLTRVELPLAAPVILAGVRTSIIINIGTAAIASTVGAKSLGSPVIIGLSGFNTAYVIQGAVLVALLALVVDRLFERLQRWVSGHVK; this is encoded by the coding sequence ATGAACAAATGGCTGCGCGATCCGCTGCTGTGGCTGATCGCGCTGTTTCTGCTGCTGCTGCTGTTAATGCCCTACAGCGGTCCGCTGTTCGCCCGCTGGTTTCCTCAGCTCGATCGACCGGTTTATCAGCAGGAGAGCTTTTTTCAGCTGGCGCTGGCGCATATTCGGCTGGTGGCGTTCTCCAGCCTGGGCGCGGCGCTGATCGGCATCGGCGCAGGCGTCGCCGTGACGCGCCATGCCGGACGTGAGTTTCGGCCGCTGGTGGAGACGCTGGCCGCCGCCGGGCAAACTTTTCCGCCGGTAGCGGTGCTGGCGGTGGCGGTGCCGGTCATCGGCTTCGGCGAGCAGCCCGCGCTGATCGCGCTGCTGCTGTATGGCATCCTGCCGATTTTGCAGGGCACGCTGGCGGGGCTGGAATCGGTGCCGGAAAGCGCGCGCGAAGTGGCGCAGGGCGTTGGCATGAGCGGCTGGCAGCGGCTGACGCGCGTCGAACTGCCGTTAGCCGCGCCGGTGATTCTGGCGGGCGTGCGCACCTCGATCATCATCAATATCGGCACCGCGGCGATCGCCTCGACGGTAGGCGCGAAAAGCCTGGGATCGCCGGTGATTATCGGCCTGAGCGGGTTTAATACGGCGTATGTGATTCAGGGGGCGGTGCTGGTGGCGCTACTGGCGCTGGTGGTGGACCGGCTTTTCGAGCGCCTGCAACGCTGGGTTAGCGGGCATGTAAAATAA
- a CDS encoding MerR family transcriptional regulator produces MPLYSIGDVAERCGINPVTLRAWQRRYGLLKPQRTEGGHRQFDDEDIQRIEEIKRWIESGVPVGKVKALLEGDNVNVHDGWMTLQEEVMSVLRQVRPSRLRSKIAAIGREHPVDALIDHVFVPVRQRLGLDQNTAKAMCSLLDGALIDYVAFCLCGTRKKAGKDALMIGWGVEDRTRIWLEAWRLSQAGWRMDVLAEPLDNPRPELFPGQQIFVWTGKKLTRRQTEQFAHWHEQGFSITLHGQS; encoded by the coding sequence ATGCCCCTATACAGCATCGGCGACGTCGCCGAACGCTGTGGTATCAACCCGGTAACGTTACGCGCATGGCAGCGTCGCTATGGGCTGTTGAAGCCACAGCGTACCGAAGGCGGTCACCGACAGTTTGATGATGAAGATATTCAGCGTATCGAAGAGATTAAGCGCTGGATAGAGAGCGGCGTCCCGGTAGGCAAAGTAAAAGCCCTGCTCGAAGGCGATAATGTTAACGTACACGACGGCTGGATGACATTGCAGGAAGAGGTGATGAGCGTACTGCGCCAGGTTCGCCCTTCCCGACTGCGCAGTAAAATCGCCGCCATTGGCCGCGAGCATCCGGTCGATGCGCTGATCGATCACGTCTTCGTGCCGGTGCGTCAGCGTCTGGGGCTCGATCAAAACACCGCGAAAGCGATGTGCAGCCTGCTCGACGGCGCGCTTATCGACTATGTCGCCTTCTGCCTGTGCGGCACGCGTAAAAAGGCGGGCAAGGATGCGCTGATGATCGGCTGGGGCGTCGAGGATCGCACCCGCATCTGGCTGGAGGCCTGGCGCCTTTCCCAGGCGGGCTGGCGGATGGATGTACTGGCGGAGCCGCTCGATAACCCGCGCCCCGAACTGTTTCCTGGCCAGCAGATTTTCGTCTGGACCGGCAAGAAGCTGACGCGCCGTCAGACAGAACAGTTCGCCCACTGGCATGAACAGGGTTTTTCCATCACGTTGCATGGTCAGAGCTAA
- a CDS encoding XRE family transcriptional regulator, translating into MNETDQRLAQRLITLRQERGWTLEQLAKCTSISRATLSRIERAEISPTATLLNKLCVAYGLTMSRLLSEVEENVAQHLTPPQQPVWQDREQGFIRRGLSPPASGYRAEMIEGVLRPGALIAYDAPPVPGIEQHIWLLAGVLIIEASGARWRLEAGDTLRFHLYGASAFHAPEAEGARYLLVVCR; encoded by the coding sequence ATGAACGAGACTGACCAACGCCTTGCTCAGCGGTTGATAACCCTACGCCAGGAGCGGGGCTGGACGCTGGAGCAGCTGGCTAAGTGTACCAGCATCAGCCGCGCGACGCTGTCGCGCATCGAGCGCGCAGAGATCAGCCCGACCGCCACGCTGCTGAATAAGCTTTGCGTCGCCTATGGGCTAACTATGTCGCGCCTGCTGAGCGAAGTGGAAGAGAACGTTGCGCAGCACCTGACGCCACCGCAGCAGCCGGTCTGGCAGGATCGCGAACAGGGATTTATCCGACGCGGGCTGTCGCCGCCTGCCAGCGGCTACCGTGCGGAGATGATAGAAGGCGTGCTGCGGCCCGGAGCGCTCATTGCGTACGACGCGCCGCCGGTGCCGGGCATCGAGCAGCATATCTGGCTGCTGGCGGGCGTGTTGATAATTGAAGCGAGCGGAGCGCGCTGGCGGCTGGAGGCGGGCGATACGCTGCGTTTCCATCTGTACGGCGCCTCGGCATTTCATGCGCCGGAAGCGGAGGGCGCGCGTTACTTACTGGTGGTGTGTCGATGA
- a CDS encoding GNAT family N-acetyltransferase — MIEYQVMDGGQARSELEALTDVLQGCVSEGASVGFIDPEDRQIMRNFWQDTFVGLDRGDRLLLVARDGGRLVATVMIFWNNMPNGRHRAEIGKLLVHPRARRQGIARQLMQLAEQRVKEAGRSLMVLDTRSGDVASLLYLSLGWEIAGAIPFYAQSTEGAMDATTVMYKRLTV; from the coding sequence ATGATTGAATATCAGGTAATGGATGGTGGTCAGGCGCGTAGCGAGCTGGAAGCCCTGACTGACGTATTGCAGGGCTGCGTATCAGAGGGCGCCAGCGTGGGATTTATCGATCCTGAAGATCGGCAGATCATGCGAAATTTCTGGCAGGACACATTCGTCGGCCTCGATCGCGGCGATCGGCTGCTGCTGGTGGCGCGCGACGGCGGGAGGCTGGTGGCGACGGTAATGATCTTCTGGAATAACATGCCTAATGGCCGCCATCGTGCGGAAATCGGCAAGCTGCTGGTGCATCCGCGCGCGCGGCGTCAGGGCATCGCGCGCCAGCTGATGCAGCTGGCAGAGCAGCGGGTGAAGGAGGCGGGGCGCAGCCTGATGGTGCTGGATACCCGCAGCGGCGACGTCGCCAGTCTGCTTTATTTGTCGTTGGGCTGGGAGATAGCCGGAGCCATTCCTTTCTATGCGCAGTCGACAGAAGGCGCGATGGACGCCACGACCGTAATGTATAAGCGGCTGACCGTGTAA
- the dinG gene encoding ATP-dependent DNA helicase DinG: protein MALTAALKAQIGEWYKALQQQVPDFIPRAPQRQMIAEVAKTLAGDDGRHLAIEAPTGVGKTLSYLIPGIAVGRAEEKPLVISTANVALQDQIFSKDLPLLQKIIPELKFTAAFGRGRYVCPRNLNALATDSEKQGDLLLFLDDEMVASKEERKICEKLEKSLNRHQWDGLRDHSEENIGDALWQRLSTDKANCLARNCHWYRECPFFVARREIEQADVVVANHALVMAALESESVLPPAKNLLLVLDEGHHLPEVARDALETSADISPGFTSLQLDLFVRLVETCMAQFRPKTPPPLANPERLKTHCDEWREHLARLTRMLALFLPPEPQEGEHRFEMGQLPEEMQTLCARLFKLSDGLRGLAEGLLNDLSEKTGQYDVVRLQRTLLQMNRAFGWFEGINKLWRLASMEQASGAPVSKWVSRELREGQPHLFFHCAGIRVSEQLEKLLWRKVPHVVLTSATLQSLNSFNRLQELSGLNEKVGDRFVALGSPFNHVEQGKLVIPQMRYEPLMANEAQHIAEMAHFFRHQVKAGLHKGMLVLFASNRAMQQFLTHLTDLRLMLLVQGDQPRYRLVELHRKRVQQGEASVLVGLQSFAEGLDLKGELLTQVHIHKIAFPPVDSPVILTEGEWLKSLKRYPFEVQSLPSASFTLIQQVGRLIRSHHCTGEIVIYDRRLLTKAYGARLLNALPVFPIAQPPMPEGAKALPPSAKTAPAGRRRKKEKR from the coding sequence ATGGCACTAACCGCAGCGTTAAAAGCGCAGATCGGCGAATGGTATAAAGCGCTGCAGCAGCAGGTTCCCGATTTCATTCCGCGCGCGCCGCAACGGCAGATGATCGCCGAAGTAGCGAAAACTTTAGCTGGCGACGACGGCCGTCACCTGGCGATTGAAGCGCCCACCGGCGTGGGCAAAACCCTTTCCTATCTGATCCCCGGCATCGCCGTCGGGCGCGCCGAAGAGAAGCCGCTGGTGATCAGCACCGCGAACGTGGCGTTGCAGGATCAGATCTTCAGCAAGGATCTGCCGCTGCTGCAGAAAATCATTCCCGAACTGAAATTTACCGCCGCCTTTGGGCGGGGGCGCTATGTCTGTCCGCGTAACCTCAATGCGTTGGCGACCGATAGCGAAAAGCAGGGCGACCTGCTGCTGTTTCTCGATGACGAGATGGTGGCAAGCAAAGAAGAACGCAAAATCTGCGAAAAGCTCGAAAAATCGCTGAATCGCCATCAGTGGGACGGCCTGCGCGACCACAGCGAAGAGAATATCGGCGACGCGCTCTGGCAGCGACTCAGCACCGATAAGGCCAACTGCCTGGCGCGCAACTGTCACTGGTATCGCGAATGCCCCTTTTTCGTCGCCCGCCGTGAGATCGAGCAGGCGGACGTGGTGGTGGCGAACCATGCGCTGGTGATGGCGGCGCTGGAAAGCGAATCGGTGCTGCCGCCGGCGAAAAACCTGCTGCTGGTTTTGGATGAAGGACATCATCTGCCGGAGGTGGCGCGCGATGCGCTGGAGACCAGCGCCGATATTTCGCCCGGCTTCACCAGCCTGCAGCTCGATCTCTTTGTCCGTCTGGTGGAAACCTGCATGGCGCAGTTTCGGCCCAAAACGCCGCCGCCGTTGGCGAACCCGGAGCGGCTGAAAACCCATTGTGACGAATGGCGCGAGCATCTCGCCAGACTGACGCGCATGCTGGCGCTCTTTCTGCCGCCGGAGCCGCAGGAGGGCGAACATCGCTTCGAGATGGGGCAGTTGCCGGAGGAGATGCAGACGCTGTGCGCCCGACTCTTTAAGCTGAGCGACGGGCTGCGTGGCCTGGCGGAAGGGCTGCTGAACGATCTCAGCGAGAAAACCGGCCAGTATGACGTGGTACGCCTGCAGCGCACGCTGCTGCAAATGAACCGCGCCTTTGGCTGGTTTGAAGGCATCAACAAACTGTGGCGGCTCGCGTCGATGGAGCAGGCGTCCGGCGCGCCGGTCTCTAAGTGGGTAAGCCGCGAACTGCGCGAAGGCCAGCCGCACCTCTTTTTTCACTGCGCCGGCATCCGCGTCAGCGAACAGCTGGAGAAGCTGCTGTGGCGCAAGGTGCCGCATGTGGTGCTCACCTCCGCCACGCTACAGTCGCTGAACAGCTTTAACCGGCTGCAGGAGCTTTCCGGCCTGAATGAAAAGGTGGGCGACCGCTTTGTGGCGCTCGGCTCGCCGTTCAACCATGTCGAACAGGGCAAGCTGGTGATCCCGCAGATGCGCTACGAGCCGCTGATGGCTAACGAAGCGCAGCACATTGCTGAAATGGCGCATTTCTTTCGCCATCAGGTCAAAGCGGGACTGCATAAAGGGATGCTGGTGCTGTTCGCCAGCAACCGCGCCATGCAGCAGTTTCTTACCCATCTGACCGATCTGCGGCTGATGTTGCTGGTGCAGGGCGATCAGCCGCGCTACCGGCTGGTGGAGCTGCACCGCAAACGAGTGCAGCAGGGCGAGGCGAGCGTGCTGGTCGGGTTGCAATCCTTTGCCGAGGGGCTCGATCTCAAAGGCGAACTGCTGACGCAGGTGCATATTCATAAAATCGCTTTTCCGCCGGTGGACAGTCCGGTAATTTTGACCGAAGGTGAGTGGCTGAAAAGCCTGAAGCGCTACCCGTTTGAGGTGCAAAGCCTGCCCAGCGCCTCCTTTACTCTGATTCAGCAGGTGGGGCGGCTGATCCGCAGTCATCACTGCACCGGCGAAATTGTGATTTACGATCGCCGACTGCTCACCAAAGCGTACGGCGCGCGGCTGTTGAACGCGCTGCCGGTGTTTCCCATCGCGCAGCCGCCGATGCCTGAAGGGGCGAAAGCGCTGCCGCCCAGCGCTAAAACGGCCCCGGCGGGTCGGCGTCGAAAAAAGGAAAAGCGTTAA
- the ybiB gene encoding DNA-binding protein YbiB, with protein sequence MQYSKLIKEVGRGKNHARDLDEESAYQLYRAMLNDDVPELELGALLIAMRIKGEGETEMAGFYRALQERVLTLTPPADQPLPIVIPSYNGARRQGNLTPLLALLLSRLGFPVVVHGVSEDETRVTSEAVFQALGVAPVADAQSAQAKLAQGEPVFITVDTLCPPLAKQLALRWRLGVRNSAHTLAKLMTPFGEAAALRLASVSHPEYIPRVGKFFSAHGGLALLLNGTEGEVYANPLRCPAISLIDGAGAEPQELLARQPEQSCDLPQSKEAAVTAAWIQQVLDKARPVPQSLRLQIACCYVASGRSPSLEAGLAQLEAAGYPAP encoded by the coding sequence TTGCAGTACAGCAAACTGATTAAAGAAGTGGGACGCGGCAAAAACCACGCGCGCGATCTTGATGAGGAGAGCGCTTACCAGCTCTACCGCGCCATGCTGAATGACGACGTGCCGGAGCTGGAGCTGGGCGCGTTGCTGATCGCAATGCGCATCAAGGGCGAAGGCGAAACGGAGATGGCGGGCTTTTACCGCGCGCTACAGGAGCGTGTGCTTACCTTAACGCCGCCCGCTGACCAGCCGTTGCCGATTGTGATCCCCAGCTACAACGGCGCGCGTCGCCAGGGCAACCTGACGCCGCTGCTGGCGCTGCTGCTCTCTCGTCTTGGTTTTCCGGTGGTGGTGCATGGCGTCAGCGAAGATGAAACGCGCGTGACCAGCGAGGCGGTCTTTCAGGCGCTGGGCGTTGCGCCCGTCGCTGACGCGCAGAGCGCGCAGGCGAAGCTGGCGCAGGGCGAGCCGGTATTTATCACCGTCGATACGCTCTGCCCGCCGCTGGCGAAGCAGCTGGCGCTGCGCTGGCGGCTGGGCGTGCGTAACAGCGCGCATACGCTGGCCAAGTTGATGACGCCGTTCGGCGAGGCGGCGGCGCTGCGTCTCGCCAGCGTTTCACATCCTGAATATATTCCGCGCGTCGGCAAGTTTTTCAGCGCGCACGGCGGCCTGGCATTGCTGCTGAACGGTACCGAAGGCGAGGTTTACGCCAATCCGCTGCGCTGCCCGGCCATCAGTCTGATCGATGGCGCAGGCGCGGAGCCGCAGGAGCTGCTGGCGCGTCAGCCAGAGCAGAGCTGCGACCTGCCGCAGAGCAAAGAGGCCGCTGTCACCGCTGCCTGGATCCAGCAGGTGCTGGACAAAGCGCGCCCTGTGCCGCAGTCGCTGCGTTTGCAGATCGCCTGTTGTTACGTCGCCAGCGGTCGCAGCCCATCGCTGGAAGCGGGGCTGGCGCAGCTGGAGGCCGCCGGTTATCCGGCACCCTGA
- a CDS encoding M20 aminoacylase family protein, with protein MSLPAALIEEAVQWRRQLHARPELGYQEQNTARFVAEKLRSFGLQVATGLAGTGVIGTLETGPGETIGLRADMDALPVTELGEAAWRSQQPGVMHACGHDGHTAMLLASAKWLAQTRRFSGTVHFIFQPAEENLGGARKMVEEGLFQRFPMDAVYALHNWPGLPVGEIAVNSGAMMASLDSFDITLTGKSCHAAMPESGADPLVAAAQLILALQTIPARRLSPLASSVVSVTQIQGGEAINVIPETVTLRGTVRCLQSEVREKVLALVASFVHTLPQPMGVEGQIRWYPGYPVTQNDAEAAALIRKVATAQCGAEKVRWQVNPSMASEDFACMLEVCPGAYFWLGADGETPSRPLHNASYDFNDALIEHGVAFWQRLVETRLPRAAGSASAVANSA; from the coding sequence ATGAGCTTACCCGCAGCGTTGATTGAAGAGGCGGTGCAGTGGCGCCGTCAGCTGCACGCCCGGCCGGAGCTGGGCTATCAGGAACAGAATACCGCCCGTTTCGTGGCGGAAAAATTGCGCAGTTTCGGGTTACAGGTAGCGACCGGACTGGCGGGCACCGGCGTCATCGGCACGCTGGAGACCGGGCCGGGCGAAACCATCGGCCTGCGGGCGGATATGGACGCGCTGCCGGTAACCGAGCTGGGAGAGGCCGCCTGGCGCTCGCAGCAACCCGGCGTCATGCACGCCTGCGGTCACGACGGCCACACCGCCATGCTGCTGGCCAGCGCCAAATGGCTGGCGCAGACGCGCCGCTTCAGCGGCACCGTCCACTTTATTTTCCAGCCGGCGGAGGAGAACCTCGGCGGCGCGCGCAAGATGGTGGAGGAAGGATTATTTCAGCGTTTTCCAATGGATGCGGTCTATGCGCTGCATAACTGGCCGGGGCTGCCGGTAGGCGAGATTGCAGTCAACAGCGGCGCGATGATGGCCTCGCTGGATTCGTTTGACATTACCCTCACCGGGAAAAGCTGCCACGCCGCGATGCCGGAAAGCGGCGCCGATCCGCTGGTGGCGGCGGCGCAGCTGATCCTGGCGCTGCAAACCATTCCGGCGCGTCGGTTGTCGCCGCTCGCCTCGTCGGTGGTCAGCGTCACTCAGATTCAGGGCGGCGAAGCGATTAACGTTATCCCCGAAACAGTCACGCTGCGCGGCACGGTGCGCTGTCTGCAAAGCGAAGTGCGGGAAAAGGTGCTGGCGCTGGTGGCGTCGTTCGTTCATACGCTGCCGCAGCCCATGGGCGTCGAGGGGCAGATCCGCTGGTATCCCGGCTACCCGGTGACGCAGAACGACGCCGAGGCTGCCGCGCTAATCCGCAAGGTGGCGACAGCGCAGTGCGGCGCTGAGAAAGTACGCTGGCAGGTGAATCCGTCGATGGCCTCAGAAGATTTCGCCTGCATGCTGGAAGTATGTCCCGGCGCCTACTTCTGGCTGGGCGCTGATGGCGAAACGCCCTCTCGCCCGCTGCACAACGCCAGCTACGACTTCAACGATGCGCTGATTGAGCATGGCGTCGCCTTTTGGCAACGGCTGGTAGAAACCCGCCTGCCGCGCGCGGCAGGCTCAGCTTCTGCTGTCGCAAACTCAGCGTAA